The following proteins are encoded in a genomic region of Leifsonia psychrotolerans:
- a CDS encoding iron ABC transporter ATP-binding protein codes for MPVLTPQPRIRRSNTSASRLRAAAPLAASALLLVALTGCAADAGTDSTAKPTAGASAPATAVPSATPTATPTPTATGTPVSLDCAEILTPDDVYAFNPNYGTNPDFAPTGAAEAAVTYSGVACGWLNQTSGDTFEVSVAQPNDELKTVLIDQALSGGKAVPTYGTTPIEGFFAPSTGTAQVFTGIYWVTVSSADMTEPGDAQTLVAAVLSHLG; via the coding sequence GTGCCAGTCCTCACGCCCCAGCCCCGTATCCGTCGCTCGAACACCTCTGCCTCGCGTCTGCGCGCTGCGGCTCCGCTCGCGGCTAGCGCCCTGCTCCTGGTGGCTTTGACAGGCTGTGCTGCCGACGCCGGCACTGACTCGACGGCGAAGCCCACCGCCGGGGCGAGCGCGCCCGCCACAGCTGTGCCGTCCGCCACCCCCACGGCTACCCCGACCCCGACCGCCACCGGCACTCCCGTGTCACTCGATTGTGCTGAGATCCTCACTCCTGACGACGTCTACGCGTTCAACCCGAACTACGGCACAAACCCAGACTTCGCGCCGACCGGTGCCGCCGAGGCTGCGGTGACGTACAGCGGAGTGGCCTGCGGCTGGCTCAACCAGACCAGTGGCGACACCTTCGAGGTGTCGGTCGCCCAGCCCAACGACGAGCTGAAGACTGTGCTGATCGATCAGGCCCTCTCGGGCGGCAAGGCCGTGCCCACCTACGGCACCACGCCCATCGAAGGCTTCTTCGCGCCGAGCACCGGCACAGCACAGGTTTTCACGGGAATCTACTGGGTGACCGTGAGCTCGGCCGACATGACCGAGCCCGGCGACGCGCAGACGCTCGTTGCCGCCGTTCTGTCGCACCTGGGCTAG
- a CDS encoding IS3 family transposase (programmed frameshift), which translates to MPKPYPTEFRDDVVRVARNREPGVTIEQIAKDFGVHPMTMQKWLQRAAVDEGAKPGQTRTEAAELREARKRIRLLEQENEVLRRAAAYLSQANLPKRFYPLVTELAADRIPVSVTCRVLKLARQPYYRWLADPIAPSEIAWAYRANALFDAHRDDPEFGHRLLADEARSAGEAMADRTAWRIASANGWWSAFGKKRSKNGKKPGPAVHDDLCTVTDEKGRVRHEFTANAPNQSWLTDITEHKTGEGKLYLCAIKDVFSNRIVGYSIDSRMKSQLAVNALENAIARRGDVAGCVVHSDRGSQFRSRKFLRALAHHRMVGSMGRVASCGDNAAMESFFSLLQKNVLNRRSWTSREQLRIAIVTWIERTYHRRRRQARLGRLTPVEFEAIMNTPAALAA; encoded by the exons GTGCCTAAGCCTTATCCCACCGAGTTCCGTGACGACGTTGTGCGCGTCGCGAGGAACCGCGAACCTGGAGTGACGATCGAGCAGATCGCGAAGGACTTCGGTGTTCACCCGATGACCATGCAGAAGTGGTTGCAGCGTGCTGCCGTCGATGAAGGGGCCAAGCCTGGCCAGACCAGGACGGAGGCCGCCGAGTTGCGGGAAGCTCGCAAGCGGATCCGGTTGCTCGAGCAGGAGAACGAGGTTCTCCGGCGGGCGGCTGCGTATTTGTCGCAGGCGAACCTCCCG AAAAGGTTCTACCCGCTCGTGACTGAGCTCGCCGCGGACAGGATCCCTGTCTCGGTGACGTGCCGGGTTCTTAAGCTTGCTCGCCAGCCTTACTACCGGTGGCTGGCGGACCCCATCGCGCCCAGCGAGATCGCCTGGGCGTATCGCGCCAACGCATTGTTCGACGCGCACCGGGACGACCCGGAGTTTGGGCATCGGCTCTTGGCCGACGAGGCCCGCAGTGCCGGCGAGGCAATGGCGGACCGGACCGCGTGGCGGATCGCGTCGGCCAACGGCTGGTGGAGCGCGTTCGGGAAGAAACGGTCAAAGAACGGCAAGAAGCCCGGCCCGGCAGTCCATGACGACCTCTGCACCGTGACCGACGAGAAAGGTCGCGTCCGTCACGAGTTCACCGCCAACGCGCCAAACCAGTCGTGGTTAACGGATATCACGGAGCACAAAACCGGTGAAGGCAAGCTCTACCTCTGCGCCATCAAGGACGTGTTCTCCAACCGGATCGTCGGCTACTCGATCGACTCGAGGATGAAGTCGCAGCTGGCCGTCAACGCCCTGGAGAACGCCATCGCGCGTCGTGGTGACGTCGCTGGCTGCGTGGTTCACAGCGACCGTGGATCGCAATTTCGAAGCCGGAAGTTCCTGCGCGCCCTCGCCCATCACCGCATGGTCGGATCAATGGGCCGGGTTGCTTCGTGCGGGGACAACGCTGCCATGGAATCGTTCTTCAGTCTGCTGCAGAAGAACGTCCTCAACCGCCGCTCGTGGACCTCCCGCGAGCAACTACGAATCGCGATCGTGACCTGGATCGAGCGGACCTACCATCGGCGCCGCCGACAGGCCCGTCTCGGTCGTTTGACACCCGTCGAATTCGAGGCGATCATGAACACGCCAGCCGCACTGGCTGCGTGA